In Helianthus annuus cultivar XRQ/B chromosome 9, HanXRQr2.0-SUNRISE, whole genome shotgun sequence, the following are encoded in one genomic region:
- the LOC110875672 gene encoding serine carboxypeptidase 1, translating to MIKLVAIFCLLTLFGLSNADIQANKLFELLKSKRSRNTPVLNTLTLLNEATDEYTPVYIAPQDGLAQLDKILALPGQPEGVNLNQYSGYVTVNPNAGRALFYYFVESPTDSSTKPLVLWLNGGPGCSSMMGAMTELGPFRINSDGKTLFMNDYAWSNVANMLFLESPAGVGFSYSNTTSDYDRSGDKNTADDAYVFLVNWLERFPQYKTRDFYITGESYAGHYVPQLAYAILLNNKKTNQTIINIKGIAIGNAWIDDETSLKGMFDYWWTHALNSDATHDAILKYCDFASDSSSAMCDNITDKAFIEKGNIDIYNIYAPICLTPNQRNTSTVPGSIDNFDPCWQSILEFYLNDSMVQKALHAKPTSWELCSEVITSWNDSAVTIIPIIKYLIENGQRLWVYSGDVDARVPVTASRYSINILNLPIETAWRPWYLNKEVGGYLEAYKGLLLITVRGAGHAVPSYQPQRALALFSSFLGGILPPSS from the exons ATGATAAAACTTGTAGCTATATTTTGCCTTTTGACCTTGTTTGGGTTAAGCAATGCAGATATTCAGGCAAACAAGCTATTTGAGTTGTTAAAATCCAAAAGATCAAGAAACACACCTGTTCTTAACACCTTGACTCTTTTAAATGAAGCTACTGATGAGTATACTCCAGTATACATTGCCCCTCAAGACGGTCTGGCACAGCTCGACAAGATTTTGGCATTGCCTGGCCAACCTGAAGGTGTCAATCTTAATCAGTACTCTGGATATGTAACAGTCAATCCCAATGCTGGCAGGGCTCTTTTCTATTATTTCGTTGAGTCTCCCACTGATTCTTCGACTAAGCCATTGGTCTTGTGGCTAAATGGAG GGCCAGGATGTTCATCCATGATGGGAGCCATGACAGAACTAGGACCGTTCAGAATCAACAGCGATGGGAAAACCCTCTTCATGAATGATTATGCATGGAGCAACG TTGCAAATATGCTGTTCCTTGAGTCCCCTGCTGGAGTTGGCTTCTCATATTCAAACACAACTTCTGATTATGATCGTTCTGGTGACAAGAACACTGCAGACGATGCTTATGTTTTTCTTGTTAACTGGCTTGAGAGATTCCCTCAGTACAAAACTCGTGATTTTTACATAACTGGAGAAAGCTATGCTGGACATTATGTACCACAACTTGCATACGCCATTCTTCTCAACAACAAGAAAACAAACCAGACAATCATTAATATCAAAGGGATTGCT ATAGGAAATGCATGGATTGATGACGAAACAAGTCTAAAAGGAATGTTTGATTACTGGTGGACTCATGCTCTAAATTCAGATGCAACACATGATGCCATTTTAAAATACTGTGACTTTGCGAGTGATTCTTCATCTGCAATGTGTGACAATATTACAGACAAAGCTTTCATTGAGAAGGGAAATATTGATATATACAATATCTATGCACCCATTTGCTTGACACCTAACCAAAGAAATACGTCGACCGTTCCTGGTTCT ATTGACAATTTTGATCCATGCTGGCAATCAATCCTTGAATTCTATCTCAATGACTCCATGGTGCAAAAGGCCTTGCATGCAAAACCTACATCATGGGAACTATGCAG TGAGGTTATCACAAGCTGGAACGACAGTGCAGTTACCATCATACCAATAATCAAATATCTTATTGAAAATGGACAAAGGCTTTGGGTATACAG TGGGGATGTAGATGCACGGGTTCCAGTTACTGCTTCTAGGTACTCCATCAACATTCTCAATCTTCCCATCGAGACAGCTTGGCGGCCATGGTACCTAAATAAGGAG GTTGGAGGGTATTTAGAGGCATACAAAGGACTGCTTCTGATAACCGTTAGGGGCGCTGGCCATGCTGTTCCTAGCTACCAGCCACAACGTGCCTTGGCTTTGTTCTCATCGTTCCTCGGAGGAATACTCCCTCCATCCTCATAA